The Fusobacterium sp. DNA segment ATGATCCCATATATTTTTATTAGCCTGAACATCCAGATTTCCGTTTGCATCAAATGCAGTTACTACTGGAGTCAGAAAATTTGCTTTCTTCATAATTTATTCTCCTTTATATTTTTTTCCTAATAAAGAAGAATGGGATGACATCTTTAGGATAAAATCCTCTCTAAAGCCATCCTTCCTCTTCATTTTATTATTTTATCCTACTAATTTAAAAGCTCCAAATAGAATTGTAGAAAGTCCTACCATTCCTATCCCTACTAAAGATTCCCAAATTATTAATTTTAATCTTTCACTTATTTCCATATTAACACTTCCTGCACTTATGTGGAAGAAACTTCCATGTGGTAATCCATCAAAAACAAAACTTCCTGCATGAATCATTCCACCTACAGCTAATGGTGCTAATCCATATTCCAATATAGTTGGTCCAAAAATTTGTGATCCTAAAGTTGTTCCAGCAGTTGAAGAAGCTGTTGCTGCTCCCATAAGTATTCCTGCTATTGGAGCTAACAGATATGGTGGGAATCCTATTACATTTATTCCTTCTACTATCACATCTTTAAGATTTGAATTTGCTATTATTCCTGCTAATGCTCCTGTTCCTATTAACAATAAAGCAACTCCACTCATTTTTCTCAATCCCACTTCTAAATATTCAATAGTATCCTTTGTCTTTTTCATAGCAATTATTCCACAAATACCTCCTATTGGAAGTGCAATCAGTGGATCAACTACTATACCAGCTATTGGTCTTAAGATAAGTATACAAATTGTTACTATTGGTCCTGCTAATGCTCCCAAGATACTAGGCAAATCCTCTTCATTTTTATTTTCTTCAATTACAGTTACATCAGTTCCTTTATTAGAAAGATATTTAGCTATCATTGCAGTTACAATTATTGCAATTATTGAACAAGGTATTCCTACCATCATAATAGAAGTTAAAGGAACTTTAAAACTATCCGCTGCTGCAATAGCATTTGGATTTGGACTGATTACATTACCAGCCTTTACTCCTCCAATCATAGCTATTAGTATTCCAAGCTTTTTATAGTCTAACTTTTTGGCTATTTGAATAGCTATTGGAGCTACTGTTATAATTGCCACATCTCCAAAAACTCCCACTGCTGTCAATACACATGTTGACAATGTCATAGATAATAATGCATTTCTAGTTCCTAATTTTTTTACTACTACTTCAGCAATTTTAGCTGCTGCTCCTGACTCTGTTAAAGTTCCTGCTAATATCCCAGCAGTAACTATCCTAATAATAGCTGGTGATATATTTTTTACACCAGATATTATATACTCTACTGTTCCTCCAAGTCCGGCTCCACCTATAATTCCTCCAAGGATTGCTCCAATAATCATGGCATATGTTGGTACTATTTTTCTTAAAATCAAAATTATTGAAATAACCAATCCTAATATAGCTCCTAAAGCTGAAACACTCATTTCTTCACCTTCCCCTTATTTTTTATCAATGTTATTATATTTTAGTATAGCACCCTCTGCTCCAGAAGCTGCAAGTTTTGAGTATAAAGCTAAATAACCTTTTGTAAATTTAGGTTTTGGTCTTTCCCAGTTTTTCAATCTTGCTGCTATTTCTTCGTCAGAAACTAAAAGCTTTAAAGATCTATTTTCTACATCTATTTCAATTTTATCTCCATTTTCTACTATTGCTATTGGTCCTCCTTCAGCTGCTTCTGGTGAAATATGACCTACAAAACATCCATTGTTTGTTCCTGAAAATCTACCATCTGTAATAAGAGCTGTTGTTTTTCCTAAACCTCTACCATATAGATACTTCATAGCTTTAAACATTTCTCTCATTCCTGGTCCGCCTTTAGGCCCTTCATATCTTATTACAACTACATGTCCATCTCTTACTTTTCCCTCTAGAATAGCTTCTTCTGCTTCTTCTTCACTGTCAAATACAATCGCTTCACCTATAAAATGATATAAACTTTTATCAAAAGCACCTGGCTTAGTGATTCCTGTATTTGGAGCAAGATTCCCTTTTAATACAGCCACTCCTCCTTGATATCCAAATGGTTCTTCAAAGGTTTTTATAACTTCTTTATTTTCTGGATATAAAGATATTGCACTTTTTATATTTTCTTCCATAGTTTTTGCTGAAACCGTCATAACATTTTTATCTAAAACTGGAAGAAGCTCTCTCATAACTTTATATACCCCTCCAGCTTTATGGAAATCTATCAAGTTATATTTGCTTGATGGATTTATTTTTGCAATATGAGGTGTAATTCTTGATAATTTATCAAATTCTGATAATACATCTATATCAAGTTCAGCTTCATGAGCAATAGCAGTCAAATGCATTACAGCATTTGTACTTCCACTAATAGCCAAACAAAGCTTTATTGCATTTTTAATAGCACCTTCTGTAATAATATCTCTTGCTGTAATATTTTTTTCAACTAATTCTACTATTTTTTTACCAGTTTCTTCAGCAATAGCTAACCTTGCTGCTGAATAAGCAGGTATTGTTCCACCAAATGGT contains these protein-coding regions:
- a CDS encoding SLC13 family permease, whose product is MSVSALGAILGLVISIILILRKIVPTYAMIIGAILGGIIGGAGLGGTVEYIISGVKNISPAIIRIVTAGILAGTLTESGAAAKIAEVVVKKLGTRNALLSMTLSTCVLTAVGVFGDVAIITVAPIAIQIAKKLDYKKLGILIAMIGGVKAGNVISPNPNAIAAADSFKVPLTSIMMVGIPCSIIAIIVTAMIAKYLSNKGTDVTVIEENKNEEDLPSILGALAGPIVTICILILRPIAGIVVDPLIALPIGGICGIIAMKKTKDTIEYLEVGLRKMSGVALLLIGTGALAGIIANSNLKDVIVEGINVIGFPPYLLAPIAGILMGAATASSTAGTTLGSQIFGPTILEYGLAPLAVGGMIHAGSFVFDGLPHGSFFHISAGSVNMEISERLKLIIWESLVGIGMVGLSTILFGAFKLVG
- the ilvD gene encoding dihydroxy-acid dehydratase is translated as MSNGKRSKIILEGLSTQYYRATFKSMGYTTDDLERPIIGIANSWNEGVPGHFNLRQVAQRVRDGIYRAGGTPVEFGTIACCDGMAQGHKGMHYILPSREIICDSVEAFAEAHRLDAIVLLGSCDKIVPGMLMAAARLNIPCILLPGGPMEGGIVFDGRESDQTSSAEAYGMLTAKKITEKEYTTLETLSCPTCGSCSYLGTANTMCCISEALGMTLPFGGTIPAYSAARLAIAEETGKKIVELVEKNITARDIITEGAIKNAIKLCLAISGSTNAVMHLTAIAHEAELDIDVLSEFDKLSRITPHIAKINPSSKYNLIDFHKAGGVYKVMRELLPVLDKNVMTVSAKTMEENIKSAISLYPENKEVIKTFEEPFGYQGGVAVLKGNLAPNTGITKPGAFDKSLYHFIGEAIVFDSEEEAEEAILEGKVRDGHVVVIRYEGPKGGPGMREMFKAMKYLYGRGLGKTTALITDGRFSGTNNGCFVGHISPEAAEGGPIAIVENGDKIEIDVENRSLKLLVSDEEIAARLKNWERPKPKFTKGYLALYSKLAASGAEGAILKYNNIDKK